A genome region from Candidatus Bathyarchaeia archaeon includes the following:
- a CDS encoding DUF4921 family protein — translation MFKNELRKDYILDRWVVIASQRRRRPSDFIYCHKKERDLATCPFCPGNEHLTPPASLIYFIDDGELKRGKDENGVRRRDWIIRCIPNLYSAFSPPNSNSTLNPLVNYHISREALGHHEVLIESPNHDEHPGVARITQVIHVINALKDRFSFFIAKDYVKYVSIFRNHGAEAGASLSHAHLQIIATPILPKILEEEVNASKKYYEENGRCIFCDIISMEVKSERFIWDNEWFTIFAPWAPANPFEFWIFPKRHQSSILELTGSEIKGLAEALRISLGGLKNLLNDPPYNFGFHIVPSKSYHWHIEVYPKLAIWAGFEKSTGMYINVIPPEESAKDLKEAFKREETLIQM, via the coding sequence ATGTTTAAAAATGAATTGAGAAAGGATTACATACTGGATAGATGGGTTGTAATAGCCTCGCAAAGGAGAAGAAGACCTTCAGACTTCATATATTGTCACAAGAAAGAAAGAGATCTGGCAACATGTCCATTTTGCCCGGGAAACGAGCATTTAACTCCACCAGCATCTCTAATATACTTCATAGATGATGGTGAATTAAAGAGAGGTAAGGATGAGAATGGAGTTCGTCGTAGGGACTGGATTATTAGATGCATACCCAATCTTTATTCAGCATTTTCACCGCCAAATTCAAATTCAACATTAAATCCTCTTGTTAATTACCATATTTCTAGGGAAGCATTAGGCCATCATGAAGTTTTAATTGAATCGCCAAACCATGATGAACATCCGGGTGTGGCTAGAATAACCCAGGTAATTCATGTGATAAATGCGCTTAAGGATAGGTTTTCATTCTTTATAGCGAAGGATTATGTGAAATACGTTTCAATTTTCAGAAATCATGGTGCTGAGGCGGGCGCATCACTTTCCCATGCTCATCTTCAGATTATAGCAACACCAATACTTCCAAAAATATTGGAAGAGGAAGTTAATGCAAGCAAAAAATATTATGAGGAGAATGGACGTTGCATTTTCTGTGACATAATAAGTATGGAAGTTAAGAGTGAACGCTTCATATGGGATAATGAATGGTTTACGATTTTTGCACCTTGGGCTCCAGCAAACCCATTTGAGTTTTGGATATTCCCAAAGAGACATCAATCATCAATTCTGGAGCTTACAGGGAGCGAGATTAAAGGGTTGGCTGAGGCGCTTAGAATCAGCCTTGGGGGACTAAAGAATTTATTAAATGATCCACCATATAATTTCGGCTTTCATATAGTGCCAAGTAAGAGTTACCACTGGCACATCGAAGTTTATCCTAAACTAGCTATCTGGGCTGGATTCGAGAAGAGCACTGGAATGTATATTAATGTAATACCGCCGGAAGAATCTGCTAAGGATCTGAAAGAAGCCTTCAAGAGGGAAGAGACTCTAATTCAAATGTAA
- a CDS encoding alpha-L-fucosidase, whose protein sequence is MFSASLKLPNLPAGPFEPSWDSLRKYKVPRWYMDAKFGIFIHWGVYSVPAFQNEWYPRNMYIKGHPAYHHHLETYGPHDKFGYKDFIPMFTAENWDPKDWARLFRKAGARYIVLVAEHHDGFALYDCSYTRWNSVKMGPKRDIVGELAEAVREEGLAFGVSYHRAEHWWFFEGGMQFNSDVRDSRYYDFYGPAKPSSTQPDEEFLVDWLRRACELVDKYRPQIFYFDWWIEQPVFEPYLRFFASYYYNRACEWGTGVIINYKHNAFPEGTAVLDIERGKLDIIGQNFWQTDTSVCRKSWGYIKDHEYKPVSSIIDDLVDIVSKNGCLLLNIAPKSDGTIPEKQRKILLDIGEWLKINGEAIYGSRPWIVYGEGPTKVVGGEFKEKSTGPFTGKDIRFMTQGETLYAIFLDWPGNEANIRSLSTVLRLYPGEVGSVEMLGVEEQLQWVHGEDGLKIKMPSKKPCEHAYTIKITKLRKRGE, encoded by the coding sequence ATGTTTAGTGCGAGTTTAAAGTTGCCAAATTTGCCCGCCGGTCCCTTTGAACCAAGCTGGGACTCCTTAAGAAAGTATAAAGTTCCCAGATGGTATATGGATGCGAAGTTCGGGATCTTTATCCATTGGGGCGTTTATTCGGTTCCGGCATTTCAGAATGAGTGGTATCCGAGAAACATGTATATTAAAGGCCACCCAGCCTACCATCATCATCTAGAGACATATGGTCCCCATGATAAGTTCGGATATAAAGATTTCATACCCATGTTTACGGCCGAGAACTGGGATCCTAAAGATTGGGCTAGACTATTCCGTAAGGCTGGTGCAAGATATATCGTCCTAGTTGCTGAACACCATGATGGGTTCGCACTTTATGACTGCAGCTACACTAGATGGAACTCTGTGAAAATGGGTCCTAAACGTGATATAGTAGGTGAGCTGGCGGAGGCTGTCCGTGAGGAGGGATTAGCTTTCGGCGTCTCCTATCATAGAGCTGAGCATTGGTGGTTTTTTGAGGGTGGAATGCAGTTCAACTCGGACGTTAGGGACTCAAGATACTATGATTTTTATGGCCCCGCGAAACCTTCTAGTACTCAGCCGGATGAGGAGTTTCTGGTAGACTGGCTTAGGAGAGCCTGTGAGCTAGTTGATAAGTATAGGCCCCAAATATTCTATTTTGATTGGTGGATTGAGCAACCTGTTTTCGAACCGTATCTCAGATTCTTCGCATCTTACTATTATAATCGAGCATGTGAATGGGGTACTGGTGTAATCATAAATTATAAGCATAATGCCTTCCCGGAGGGAACAGCCGTACTTGATATTGAGCGTGGGAAACTCGATATTATAGGGCAGAATTTTTGGCAGACTGACACATCAGTATGCAGAAAATCTTGGGGTTACATTAAAGACCATGAGTATAAGCCAGTTAGTTCAATAATAGATGATTTAGTTGATATAGTCAGCAAGAACGGCTGCTTGTTGCTGAATATAGCGCCAAAGTCTGATGGAACGATACCAGAGAAGCAACGGAAGATTCTCCTAGATATTGGAGAATGGCTTAAGATTAATGGTGAGGCAATTTACGGCTCAAGACCATGGATAGTTTATGGTGAGGGACCTACAAAGGTTGTTGGAGGCGAATTTAAGGAGAAGTCCACTGGCCCATTTACTGGTAAAGATATTCGCTTTATGACTCAGGGCGAGACACTTTACGCTATATTTCTAGACTGGCCGGGTAATGAAGCGAATATTAGGTCGCTTAGTACGGTGTTAAGGCTGTATCCTGGCGAAGTTGGAAGCGTGGAGATGCTGGGTGTAGAGGAGCAATTACAATGGGTTCATGGTGAGGATGGACTAAAGATTAAAATGCCATCGAAGAAACCATGTGAACACGCCTATACTATAAAAATAACAAAATTGAGAAAGAGGGGAGAGTAG
- a CDS encoding glycosyltransferase family 4 protein, protein MNCSKFLRKALWCRVERVMNICMLTWEYPPRIVGGIARHCFGLAKALAKMGHSVYVVTLDFPGASYYEDSEGVKIYRAKIELGHPNFIVWTLLFNHFMEKRIAMLSKDAKFDIIHAHDWLVAPASIASKHYLKVPLISTMHSTEVGRSHGLHNPDSYLIDGIEWWLTYESKRIIVTSNAMKNEVEEHFRLPSWKIDVIPNAIDASKYNITVDRSIVKRRFGIDSSERIVLFIGRLVPQKGVEYLIMAAPKIFGQHPEARIVIVGDGWSKDHLWNLASSIGCQHKIIFLGFISDQDLIELTLSSDVLVVPSVYEPFGIVALEGMAAGVPVVASNTGGLAEIIEHDRTGFLAYKENPDSIAWGVNKVLSDSGYASWLVQNAKRKINEVYSWDAVARKTIETYEKALRE, encoded by the coding sequence ATGAATTGCTCAAAATTTTTAAGGAAGGCCCTCTGGTGCCGTGTTGAACGCGTCATGAATATATGTATGCTTACATGGGAGTACCCGCCAAGAATAGTTGGTGGAATAGCCCGGCACTGCTTTGGCTTAGCTAAAGCCCTTGCTAAGATGGGCCATTCAGTATATGTTGTCACTCTGGATTTTCCTGGAGCATCATATTATGAAGATAGCGAGGGTGTAAAGATTTATAGAGCCAAAATAGAGCTTGGGCATCCGAACTTCATTGTATGGACTCTTCTTTTTAATCATTTCATGGAGAAAAGAATCGCGATGCTAAGCAAGGATGCGAAATTCGATATAATTCACGCCCATGACTGGCTTGTTGCACCAGCAAGTATAGCATCAAAACACTACTTGAAGGTGCCGCTGATTTCAACAATGCATAGTACTGAGGTTGGTAGATCTCATGGGCTTCATAACCCAGATTCCTATCTTATTGATGGTATTGAGTGGTGGTTAACATATGAGTCTAAAAGAATTATTGTTACAAGTAATGCTATGAAAAATGAGGTTGAGGAACACTTCCGCCTACCAAGTTGGAAGATAGATGTTATTCCAAACGCTATTGACGCATCAAAATATAATATTACTGTTGATCGTAGCATAGTTAAAAGACGTTTTGGTATAGATTCAAGTGAGAGAATAGTCTTATTTATTGGGAGACTAGTTCCACAAAAGGGTGTGGAATACTTAATTATGGCGGCACCCAAAATATTCGGGCAGCATCCAGAGGCCAGAATAGTTATAGTTGGGGATGGCTGGTCTAAAGATCATCTATGGAACCTAGCATCTTCAATTGGATGTCAACATAAAATAATATTCCTAGGATTCATATCAGACCAGGACCTAATTGAGTTAACCTTAAGCTCAGACGTATTAGTTGTTCCATCAGTTTATGAACCATTTGGAATAGTTGCCTTAGAGGGAATGGCTGCTGGGGTTCCGGTTGTAGCTAGCAATACCGGTGGTTTAGCTGAGATTATTGAGCATGATAGAACTGGCTTCTTGGCATATAAGGAGAATCCTGACTCGATAGCTTGGGGCGTAAATAAGGTGCTTTCTGACTCCGGTTATGCATCGTGGCTTGTGCAAAATGCTAAAAGGAAGATAAATGAAGTATATAGTTGGGATGCTGTGGCGAGAAAAACTATTGAAACATATGAAAAGGCTCTTAGGGAGTGA
- a CDS encoding glycosyltransferase family 4 protein, which produces MEIVFFVYEFPPYVVGGLGTYAEYITRELVRMGHDVTLFAMHTKDAPTRDIYRGVEVHRPMVENMNISLLLPMFIPEEIQRWSESGKKFFGDIFLYNILSASKLINDLVRTEKRRVDLIVAHDWLGSIGGILASRGLNKPYVFHVHSTEQGRTGDGSDTIKRLERLSAEHAERIVTVSYAMRDHLVSLGYDEKKIRVAYNGIDAEKYSPENVTQEDILAVRRSLGIAEDEYMILFIGRLTWVKGADTLILAMPEILSRVPKAKLVIVGVGEQEELLRDEVIRLNLKDKVILKYEFLPEDLRIKYYAAADVCVFPSKYEPFGIVCTEAMSMGKPVVVGARGVSGMREQVIPSGPNQCGFHINPYDPSDIAKFVTILLEDEELRRRCGANARKRVLETFTWRTVAENTIRIYDEIVPS; this is translated from the coding sequence ATGGAGATAGTTTTCTTCGTTTATGAGTTCCCTCCATATGTTGTCGGCGGACTTGGGACATATGCCGAATACATAACAAGAGAGCTTGTTAGAATGGGACATGATGTAACCCTCTTCGCCATGCACACGAAGGATGCTCCCACAAGAGATATTTATAGGGGTGTTGAGGTACATCGTCCAATGGTTGAAAACATGAATATAAGCCTACTATTACCGATGTTTATACCGGAGGAGATACAGCGCTGGTCCGAGAGCGGTAAAAAATTCTTCGGCGACATATTCCTTTATAATATCCTCTCAGCAAGCAAATTGATAAATGATTTAGTGAGAACCGAGAAGAGAAGAGTTGATTTAATTGTCGCACACGACTGGCTAGGTTCAATAGGCGGAATACTTGCCAGTAGGGGTCTAAATAAGCCATATGTATTTCATGTTCATAGTACAGAGCAGGGGAGAACTGGAGACGGCTCAGATACGATAAAGCGGTTAGAGCGTCTCTCAGCCGAGCATGCAGAGAGAATTGTAACAGTCAGTTACGCCATGCGCGACCATCTTGTGAGCTTAGGCTATGATGAGAAGAAGATTAGGGTTGCTTATAATGGGATAGATGCTGAAAAATATTCTCCGGAAAATGTTACACAAGAGGATATATTGGCTGTTAGAAGGAGCCTAGGTATAGCTGAGGACGAATACATGATACTATTTATAGGAAGATTAACCTGGGTTAAAGGCGCAGACACGCTTATACTCGCAATGCCTGAGATTTTAAGTAGGGTCCCAAAGGCTAAACTCGTGATAGTCGGCGTTGGGGAGCAGGAAGAGCTACTAAGGGATGAGGTAATTCGGCTTAATCTGAAAGATAAGGTCATCCTAAAATACGAGTTTCTGCCAGAAGACTTGAGAATAAAATATTATGCGGCTGCAGATGTCTGCGTATTTCCATCCAAATACGAACCCTTCGGAATAGTTTGCACCGAAGCCATGAGCATGGGTAAACCAGTCGTGGTTGGCGCTAGAGGCGTAAGTGGAATGAGAGAACAAGTGATTCCCTCCGGCCCAAACCAATGTGGGTTCCACATAAATCCCTATGACCCAAGCGATATAGCCAAGTTTGTAACAATCCTTTTAGAGGATGAGGAGCTTAGGAGGAGGTGCGGCGCAAACGCCAGGAAGAGGGTTCTAGAAACATTTACTTGGAGAACTGTTGCTGAGAATACCATAAGAATATATGATGAGATTGTCCCATCCTAA